In the genome of Chloroflexota bacterium, one region contains:
- a CDS encoding site-specific DNA-methyltransferase, giving the protein MEENYKLHLGDSYKIIKEIPSVSIDLILTDPPYNLSPYSTGNIKLSWRKEINNDLAEWDKAEFKPSDWVTEFKRILKPTGNIFAFCSYNLVGKWHEAFDPEFDTFQFMVWHKTNPVPKVLRAGFLNSCELIVCMWNKGHIWNFTNQKEMHNFIESPICMGPERIKTPFHPTQKPIKILEHIIKVASKEGDVVFDPFMGVGSTGVATFNLGRKFIGIEIDEKYYKAAEQRLRTSAAKLKLFKIYGE; this is encoded by the coding sequence ATGGAAGAAAATTACAAATTACATCTGGGCGATAGTTATAAGATAATAAAGGAGATACCTTCTGTCTCTATTGATTTGATTCTTACAGATCCGCCTTATAATTTGAGTCCATATTCTACAGGAAATATAAAGCTCTCTTGGCGAAAAGAAATAAACAATGATTTAGCCGAATGGGATAAAGCGGAGTTCAAGCCAAGTGATTGGGTTACTGAATTTAAAAGAATATTGAAACCAACAGGAAATATTTTCGCCTTTTGTAGTTATAACCTTGTAGGCAAATGGCATGAAGCGTTTGATCCAGAGTTTGATACTTTTCAATTCATGGTTTGGCACAAAACGAACCCCGTGCCTAAAGTATTACGAGCCGGATTTCTCAATAGTTGTGAGCTTATAGTTTGTATGTGGAATAAGGGGCATATTTGGAACTTTACCAACCAAAAGGAAATGCATAACTTTATTGAATCTCCTATTTGCATGGGGCCCGAACGAATTAAAACCCCCTTTCATCCCACACAAAAACCGATAAAGATACTGGAGCATATTATTAAAGTTGCTTCAAAAGAGGGCGATGTAGTTTTTGACCCGTTTATGGGTGTTGGCTCAACCGGAGTTGCGACGTTTAATTTGGGAAGAAAGTTTATTGGTATAGAAATAGATGAAAAATACTACAAAGCTGCAGAGCAGAGATTGAGGACTTCAGCGGCAAAATTAAAATTATTCAAAATCTATGGAGAATAA
- a CDS encoding TdeIII family type II restriction endonuclease codes for MRSIPDKKTIKTLVHTAVESYAQGFQARHEGEVDNPEGIINMKIHNVFIEALGKEIQYYTALVRSLDSLLGNMLESLAINIATLSFEVKRNVEGPLAVEQTRVIAELLEKYKRHEIKPSVKDYQVLRTISTKDRAPIKRHDSDYYLIDRETNAHHLIELKIGGDLDNKKARSEKEAILEQFAMLSNVLPQKTEINIFFATAYNRYGENKP; via the coding sequence ATGCGATCAATACCTGACAAAAAGACAATCAAAACATTGGTGCATACTGCCGTTGAGTCCTACGCTCAAGGTTTTCAAGCTAGGCACGAGGGTGAAGTAGATAATCCGGAAGGGATTATCAATATGAAAATCCACAATGTTTTTATTGAAGCGTTAGGCAAAGAAATTCAATATTACACCGCACTTGTGCGGTCCTTAGATAGTTTGTTGGGGAATATGTTGGAATCGCTGGCTATAAACATCGCGACATTGAGTTTTGAAGTTAAAAGAAATGTTGAAGGCCCATTGGCTGTTGAACAGACAAGAGTTATTGCAGAATTGCTAGAAAAATACAAGAGGCACGAAATAAAGCCGAGCGTAAAAGATTATCAGGTTTTGCGTACAATCTCTACTAAGGATAGAGCACCCATAAAGCGACATGATAGCGATTACTATTTGATTGATAGGGAGACAAATGCTCATCATCTTATTGAGCTTAAAATCGGCGGCGACTTAGATAATAAGAAAGCCCGTTCAGAAAAAGAAGCGATTTTAGAACAGTTTGCAATGCTCTCAAATGTTTTACCACAAAAAACGGAGATCAATATCTTTTTCGCAACTGCTTATAATCGTTATGGCGAAAATAAACCTTAG
- a CDS encoding alkaline phosphatase family protein → MIKMPKKAMVIGLDAPIAQRVYDYAKQGKLPTIARLIENGVYAIDCLVPFPTITPPNWTTIVTGAWPGTHGITDFTVHRPGDPFDQLHQGFDSADCQAEYIWDAAARVGKKSIIINWPSTWPPTLEEGYQLGGVGLGINEWRNIYRGDVRLGLLYLCDLCDDQVFSTEVHPLATEIELQEARGWQNMPPAKRSLEAELPLVYRRARFPLEPKTWHLLVLDTTGDGYDRILLSETKDAAAAFADLGVGEWSQRIVAEFASHDGPKKAAFRCRLVRLSPEATELCLYVTGLCALEGWSYPESLAAEISSEEGLPMTRGVGLLDPEWIGKQTFLDSFAFQHAWLADAACYLLAHKQWDLFFLHAHTPDWMYHIFGHRFDPLTASNEQEAADYQGLELAVYQNLDALIGRITALAGEETLVIIVSDHGAKATTASFAPVKALAEAGLTIFKDVPAGQEEVDWLDIPAGQREIDWSKSRAVVQRSCYVYVNLKGRDPQGIVERGEEYEQVRDQIIEALYSYVEPTTGRRPIVLALRREDARIMGLYGERTGDVVYAVSPHFGAQHGPHLPTAEFGVGSLKGLFIMSGPGVKRNYLMGRTMWLTDIVPTICHLLDLPIPREAEGAILYQALVDPEAKSKELAEVKRNYAKLKGFFEKEQALTHTYNL, encoded by the coding sequence ATGATCAAAATGCCCAAGAAGGCGATGGTCATCGGTCTGGATGCCCCCATAGCCCAACGGGTCTACGACTACGCTAAGCAGGGCAAACTGCCGACTATCGCCCGTTTGATCGAAAACGGCGTCTACGCCATCGATTGTCTCGTCCCTTTCCCCACCATCACTCCACCCAACTGGACGACCATCGTCACCGGGGCCTGGCCGGGTACCCACGGCATCACCGATTTCACCGTTCACCGGCCTGGTGACCCCTTCGATCAGCTGCATCAGGGCTTCGATAGCGCTGATTGTCAAGCCGAATATATCTGGGATGCGGCAGCGCGGGTGGGCAAGAAGAGCATCATCATCAACTGGCCATCCACCTGGCCGCCCACCTTAGAAGAGGGGTACCAGCTCGGCGGGGTTGGATTAGGAATCAACGAATGGCGCAATATTTATCGGGGGGATGTACGGCTGGGACTCCTCTATCTCTGCGATCTTTGCGACGATCAGGTCTTCTCCACCGAGGTGCATCCCTTAGCCACGGAGATTGAGCTCCAAGAGGCCCGCGGTTGGCAAAATATGCCCCCAGCCAAACGGAGCCTGGAGGCTGAGCTGCCCCTGGTCTACCGCCGGGCCAGATTCCCGCTGGAGCCGAAGACATGGCATCTGTTAGTGCTGGACACCACGGGCGATGGCTATGATCGCATCCTTCTGTCTGAGACGAAGGATGCAGCAGCGGCCTTCGCTGACCTGGGCGTTGGGGAATGGAGCCAGCGCATAGTGGCCGAGTTTGCTTCCCATGATGGCCCAAAGAAGGCCGCCTTCCGTTGTCGGTTGGTGAGGCTGTCCCCAGAGGCAACCGAGCTGTGTCTGTACGTTACCGGGCTCTGCGCGCTGGAGGGATGGTCTTACCCGGAGTCGCTGGCGGCGGAGATATCCTCTGAGGAGGGACTACCCATGACCCGTGGGGTGGGGTTACTCGATCCGGAGTGGATAGGCAAGCAGACCTTCCTGGATTCCTTCGCCTTTCAACATGCCTGGTTGGCCGATGCCGCCTGCTATCTCCTCGCTCATAAACAATGGGACCTCTTCTTCCTGCACGCCCACACCCCCGACTGGATGTATCATATCTTCGGTCACAGGTTCGATCCGCTGACGGCGTCGAATGAACAGGAAGCTGCTGATTATCAAGGGTTAGAGCTGGCCGTATACCAGAATTTGGATGCGCTGATCGGCCGCATCACGGCCCTGGCTGGTGAGGAAACGCTGGTTATCATCGTCTCGGACCATGGTGCTAAGGCCACCACGGCCTCCTTCGCCCCGGTCAAGGCCCTGGCCGAGGCCGGCCTAACGATATTCAAGGATGTCCCAGCCGGACAGGAGGAGGTAGATTGGTTGGATATCCCGGCGGGGCAAAGGGAGATAGATTGGTCGAAGAGCCGCGCCGTCGTCCAGCGTTCCTGCTATGTCTATGTCAACCTCAAGGGGCGAGACCCCCAGGGCATCGTTGAGCGCGGCGAGGAGTACGAGCAGGTACGGGACCAGATCATCGAGGCCCTCTATAGTTATGTGGAGCCCACGACGGGTAGAAGGCCTATCGTCCTAGCTCTCAGGCGGGAGGATGCGCGGATCATGGGATTGTACGGTGAGCGTACCGGCGACGTGGTCTATGCCGTCAGCCCTCACTTTGGGGCACAACACGGTCCCCATCTGCCCACGGCTGAGTTCGGGGTGGGGTCCCTCAAAGGGTTGTTCATAATGTCTGGTCCAGGGGTGAAGCGGAATTATCTCATGGGAAGGACGATGTGGTTGACCGACATCGTCCCCACCATCTGTCATCTGCTTGACCTGCCCATCCCCAGGGAGGCGGAGGGGGCCATCCTCTATCAGGCCCTGGTGGATCCAGAGGCCAAGAGTAAGGAACTGGCCGAAGTGAAGAGGAATTATGCCAAGTTGAAGGGCTTCTTTGAGAAAGAACAAGCCCTCACCCATACTTATAATCTCTGA
- the nagA gene encoding N-acetylglucosamine-6-phosphate deacetylase: MRRLILRGNILTPEEERPSAVVTIEDGRIVAVESEPTAPKRMGEMAERCEEGERTIQVSAGWIVPGFIDLQINGGFGRSFTCGPTEIAEICRLLPSCGVTSFLPTIISSPLGKYTSILENLHLVDKMPSWAHILGVHLEGPFLNPRFKGAHHEAYLRPPNLRDLEEILSADGVAMVTLAPELPGAEVIIRALRDQGVVVAVGHSAATYDEAILAIEWGVSYGTHLFNAMPSFHHRQPRLGEALLTDQRVRVGLIVDNVHLHPATVKLAYLTKGPRGITLVTDAMEGMGMSPGRYHLGEAEVIIDATSAHLSDGTLSGSILTMDRAVRNIINCSGCTLREAVEMASLTPARVLGIDGSKGKIAAGYDADMAILSPQLEVLMTIVGGEVAYRADMLRG; this comes from the coding sequence GTGAGACGACTGATCCTTAGGGGCAACATCCTGACACCCGAAGAGGAACGGCCATCGGCCGTGGTCACTATAGAAGACGGCCGCATCGTAGCCGTGGAATCCGAGCCTACAGCTCCAAAACGAATGGGGGAGATGGCCGAGCGGTGTGAAGAGGGTGAGCGGACGATACAGGTCAGCGCTGGTTGGATCGTACCGGGCTTCATTGATCTGCAGATAAATGGTGGGTTCGGCCGCAGCTTCACCTGCGGCCCAACGGAGATCGCCGAAATATGTCGCTTGCTCCCGTCCTGTGGGGTCACCTCTTTCCTGCCTACCATCATCAGCTCTCCCCTGGGAAAGTATACCAGCATATTGGAAAACTTGCATCTGGTGGATAAGATGCCGAGCTGGGCGCACATTTTGGGCGTTCACCTGGAGGGCCCCTTTCTGAATCCCCGCTTCAAGGGGGCACATCACGAAGCGTATCTGCGTCCCCCTAACCTGAGGGATTTAGAGGAGATACTCTCGGCCGATGGAGTGGCCATGGTGACCCTTGCGCCGGAGCTGCCAGGGGCAGAGGTCATCATCCGTGCCTTGAGGGATCAAGGGGTGGTGGTGGCTGTCGGACACTCGGCAGCCACCTACGATGAGGCCATCTTAGCCATCGAGTGGGGCGTATCTTATGGGACGCACCTCTTTAATGCCATGCCCTCTTTTCATCACCGCCAGCCCCGTTTGGGGGAAGCCTTGCTCACGGATCAAAGGGTGAGGGTGGGGCTGATCGTGGACAACGTTCATCTTCATCCGGCTACAGTTAAGCTGGCCTATTTGACCAAGGGGCCTCGAGGTATAACCCTGGTGACCGATGCTATGGAGGGTATGGGTATGTCCCCAGGAAGGTATCACCTGGGAGAAGCAGAGGTGATCATAGACGCTACTTCAGCCCATCTAAGTGATGGTACTTTGAGTGGCAGCATCTTGACTATGGATCGGGCCGTAAGAAACATAATCAATTGCTCTGGCTGTACGTTGAGGGAGGCTGTGGAGATGGCCAGCCTGACACCGGCCAGAGTCTTGGGCATAGATGGAAGTAAAGGGAAGATCGCTGCTGGCTACGATGCGGATATGGCCATTTTGAGCCCCCAATTGGAGGTGCTGATGACTATCGTGGGGGGAGAGGTGGCCTATCGCGCGGACATGTTGAGGGGATGA
- a CDS encoding SIS domain-containing protein, translated as MGPKYVLREEIFEQPRAIAATIAAEATKVKETAEELRRRDVHMVIIAGRGSSDNAAIFAKYLFESYNRWPVALAAPSLYTLYKSPPRLQGTLVIAVSQSGESVDILEVTREARRQGACTLAITNEPHSPLAGEAAHVLLSHAGRERSIAATKTYTTQLTLFSMLSAELCQDEEMWAAIRTLPTEIEKALSLEERLRRYAGDYRHLKRCLVISRGYNYATAFEIALKIKETSYILAQPYSAADFLHGPIAIVEPGLAVIMVAPRGRSFANLMEVAKRLRERGVDLIVLSDSEEMLSVATTPVHIALQLPEALTPLPFAVLGQLFAFHLAVAKGFDPDHPRELRKITITE; from the coding sequence ATGGGGCCTAAGTATGTGCTCCGCGAAGAGATCTTTGAACAGCCGCGGGCTATTGCGGCGACCATCGCCGCGGAAGCAACCAAAGTAAAGGAGACAGCCGAGGAGCTGCGCAGGCGGGATGTGCATATGGTCATCATCGCTGGCCGGGGGAGTTCCGACAATGCTGCCATCTTTGCCAAATACCTTTTCGAGTCATATAACCGCTGGCCGGTTGCCCTGGCCGCTCCATCGCTGTACACCCTTTATAAGTCTCCGCCCCGGCTACAGGGGACCCTGGTGATAGCCGTCTCTCAGTCGGGAGAATCCGTGGACATCCTGGAGGTGACCAGAGAGGCCAGAAGACAAGGGGCCTGCACCCTGGCCATCACCAACGAGCCCCATTCGCCCCTGGCTGGGGAAGCCGCCCATGTACTCCTCTCCCATGCTGGCCGCGAGAGGAGCATTGCCGCTACCAAAACCTATACGACCCAGCTGACCCTGTTCAGCATGCTTTCGGCTGAATTGTGTCAGGATGAGGAGATGTGGGCTGCTATCAGAACCCTTCCCACAGAGATAGAAAAGGCTCTATCTCTGGAAGAAAGGCTCCGCCGCTATGCGGGTGACTATCGACACCTGAAGCGTTGTCTGGTGATCTCGCGGGGCTATAACTATGCTACTGCTTTTGAAATCGCCCTCAAGATAAAGGAGACCAGTTATATCCTGGCACAGCCCTACTCTGCGGCTGACTTCCTGCACGGTCCCATCGCCATAGTGGAGCCGGGTTTGGCTGTGATAATGGTCGCGCCAAGAGGGAGATCTTTCGCCAATCTGATGGAGGTGGCTAAGCGGCTCCGTGAGCGAGGGGTGGACCTGATCGTCCTGAGCGACAGTGAGGAGATGCTGTCCGTCGCCACCACTCCTGTCCACATCGCCCTGCAGTTGCCGGAAGCGCTCACCCCGCTACCATTCGCGGTTCTAGGGCAGCTGTTTGCCTTTCATCTGGCCGTAGCTAAAGGGTTTGACCCTGACCATCCGCGGGAGTTACGGAAGATAACGATAACCGAATGA
- a CDS encoding anhydro-N-acetylmuramic acid kinase has protein sequence MYDPSEPRLAIGLMAGTSCDGISAALIRTRGCRTAREVTLLAHEVMPFPAEVRQRIFAIYPPNTFGGEELCRLSVLLGELFAEAALRVMAKAGVERSEVKVISSQGVTIYHDPPGPSNNGQGEHVEIAEPAVIADRTGVITVADLRPSDMAAGGHGAPLSVYVDYALFRHPTLSRAIQNIGGIANVTPLRAGAEMDELMSFDTGPGNMVIDAMVRFVTQGAQTFDEDGRMATQGEVQRGLLQALMAHPYLQKAPPKTTGREDFGEHFARQVLAQAQELHLNAYDLVRTVTAFTVETIAYHYERFIYPQFSLDEVILGGGGAHNITLVQMLAERLSPVRIRRHEDYGLSGDAREAITWAILADETLLGNPANVPHASGARHKVLLGKVVFPPPR, from the coding sequence ATGTACGATCCTTCTGAGCCACGTCTGGCTATTGGACTGATGGCCGGGACGTCCTGCGATGGCATCAGCGCCGCCTTGATCCGGACAAGGGGTTGCCGGACCGCTAGAGAAGTTACCCTGCTGGCCCACGAGGTTATGCCCTTTCCGGCTGAAGTGCGCCAGCGGATTTTTGCTATTTATCCCCCCAATACCTTCGGCGGGGAGGAGTTGTGCCGCCTCAGCGTGCTGCTTGGCGAGCTTTTTGCTGAGGCCGCTCTGCGGGTTATGGCCAAGGCCGGTGTAGAGCGAAGCGAAGTGAAAGTGATCAGCTCCCAGGGGGTTACAATCTATCATGACCCCCCCGGCCCTTCCAACAATGGGCAAGGTGAGCACGTGGAGATCGCCGAGCCGGCCGTGATCGCTGATAGAACAGGCGTCATCACAGTGGCTGATCTGCGTCCCAGTGATATGGCCGCTGGTGGCCATGGCGCTCCACTAAGCGTCTACGTAGATTATGCTCTTTTCCGTCATCCCACCCTCTCGCGGGCCATCCAGAATATTGGGGGGATTGCCAACGTCACGCCCCTGCGTGCTGGGGCAGAGATGGACGAGTTAATGTCCTTCGATACTGGCCCTGGGAATATGGTGATCGATGCCATGGTGCGCTTCGTGACCCAGGGGGCCCAAACGTTCGATGAGGATGGTCGGATGGCGACCCAAGGCGAGGTTCAGCGGGGTCTGCTCCAAGCCCTTATGGCTCACCCCTATTTACAGAAGGCGCCTCCTAAAACCACTGGTAGGGAGGATTTTGGGGAGCATTTCGCCCGGCAGGTGCTGGCTCAAGCACAGGAACTGCACCTGAATGCCTATGATCTGGTGCGCACTGTGACGGCCTTTACGGTGGAGACCATCGCTTATCATTACGAGAGGTTCATCTATCCCCAATTCAGCCTGGATGAGGTGATCCTTGGTGGGGGTGGTGCGCACAATATCACTCTGGTGCAGATGTTGGCTGAGCGCTTGTCTCCCGTTCGGATCAGAAGGCACGAGGACTACGGGCTCTCCGGTGATGCCCGGGAGGCGATCACCTGGGCTATTCTAGCTGATGAGACGTTGTTAGGGAACCCGGCCAACGTTCCTCACGCCTCTGGAGCGAGGCATAAGGTGCTCCTGGGAAAGGTCGTCTTCCCACCGCCCCGTTAA